The following are encoded together in the Chromatiaceae bacterium genome:
- a CDS encoding HPr family phosphocarrier protein, translated as MIIKEVEIVNRLGLHARASAKFVTCAGAFSSLIQVERDGRKVNGKSIMGVMMLAAAQGARITLHIQGEDEVPACAALECLIADRFGEGE; from the coding sequence TTGATTATCAAGGAAGTGGAAATCGTCAACCGGCTGGGCCTGCATGCCCGGGCCTCCGCCAAATTCGTCACCTGCGCGGGCGCTTTCAGCAGCCTTATCCAGGTCGAGCGCGACGGCCGCAAGGTCAATGGCAAGAGCATCATGGGGGTCATGATGCTGGCCGCCGCCCAAGGGGCGCGCATCACGCTGCACATCCAGGGCGAGGACGAGGTCCCGGCCTGCGCCGCCCTGGAGTGCCTCATCGCCGATCGCTTCGGGGAGGGTGAATGA
- a CDS encoding PTS fructose transporter subunit IIA has product MSVGLLLITHGDIGANLLYTATRILGGTCPVAARALAVTDETQRDALLAEALRLALEVDSGDGVLVLADLYGSTPANIACSLQGGPGAIQIVAGLNLPMLVRALNYPRLPLAELALKVEAGGRDGVLICASQQCAAMGVMP; this is encoded by the coding sequence ATGAGCGTCGGACTCCTCCTCATCACCCACGGCGACATCGGCGCCAATCTGCTTTACACCGCCACGCGCATTCTGGGTGGCACCTGCCCCGTCGCGGCCCGCGCCTTGGCCGTCACCGACGAAACCCAGCGGGACGCCTTGCTGGCCGAGGCCCTGCGACTGGCCTTGGAGGTCGATAGCGGGGATGGCGTTCTGGTTCTCGCCGACCTTTACGGCTCCACGCCGGCCAACATTGCCTGCTCCCTGCAAGGCGGGCCGGGGGCCATCCAGATCGTCGCTGGCCTGAATCTGCCGATGCTGGTCCGGGCACTGAACTACCCCCGGCTGCCCCTGGCGGAACTCGCCCTGAAGGTGGAGGCCGGGGGGCGCGACGGCGTCCTGATCTGCGCCAGCCAGCAGTGCGCGGCCATGGGGGTTATGCCTTGA
- the rapZ gene encoding RNase adapter RapZ, translated as MGVRLIIVSGLSGSGKSVALHTLEDLGFYCIDNLPLFLLRELAHGLEEAASPQMTRTAVGIDARNQPERLGEVPELVADLRGRGVECHVMYLEASPESLIKRFSETRRKHPLTAENLSLAEAINLERTLLAPILDIADLRIDTTHTNVHQLRDRVLGHFQESSPRQVSLLIQTFGFKQGVPRDVDFVIDVRCLPNPHWQPHLRPQTGRDPEVARFLEESPEVAEMVQDLSCFFERWVPRFEADGRSYLTIAIGCTGGQHRSVYVGERLRDHFAALGRKVMLRHRELS; from the coding sequence GTGGGTGTAAGGCTCATCATCGTCAGCGGCCTCTCGGGCTCGGGCAAGAGTGTTGCCCTCCACACCCTGGAGGATCTCGGCTTCTACTGCATCGATAATCTGCCGCTTTTTCTGTTGCGTGAACTGGCTCACGGCCTGGAGGAGGCCGCCAGCCCGCAGATGACCCGCACCGCCGTCGGTATCGACGCCCGCAACCAGCCCGAACGGCTCGGCGAGGTCCCGGAACTGGTGGCCGACCTGCGGGGCCGCGGCGTCGAGTGTCACGTCATGTATCTGGAGGCAAGCCCCGAGTCCCTGATCAAGCGATTCAGCGAGACCCGGCGCAAACACCCCCTTACCGCCGAGAATCTTTCCCTGGCGGAGGCCATCAATCTCGAGCGGACCCTGCTGGCACCCATCCTGGACATAGCGGACCTGCGCATCGATACCACCCATACCAATGTTCACCAGTTGCGGGATCGGGTGCTGGGCCACTTCCAGGAATCGAGCCCGCGCCAGGTCTCGCTGCTGATTCAGACCTTCGGCTTCAAACAGGGCGTGCCCCGCGACGTGGATTTTGTCATCGATGTCCGCTGCCTGCCGAATCCTCACTGGCAGCCTCACCTCCGCCCCCAGACGGGCCGCGACCCCGAGGTCGCCCGCTTTCTGGAGGAATCGCCCGAGGTCGCGGAGATGGTCCAGGACCTCTCCTGCTTCTTCGAACGCTGGGTCCCGCGCTTCGAGGCCGATGGACGCAGCTACCTCACCATCGCCATCGGCTGCACGGGTGGCCAGCATCGCTCGGTCTATGTAGGAGAAAGACTGCGCGACCACTTCGCCGCCCTGGGTCGCAAGGTCATGCTCCGCCACCGGGAACTCTCATGA